One Flavobacterium cerinum genomic window, ATTAAGGTTGGCAACCAAATTTATAAATCGAAAGTGTATGATATTAAGGTTGCGGGCGATGAAGCCGACGGATTGATTGGCTGGGATCATTTTGACGGGATGATCGTTGAGCTAAATTATGATCAAAATATTATGGTCGTACATTCAAAATTACCAAAAGCCGTTAAGCGAGACAAAACAACGGAGAAATTTAAAATAAAATATTTTAATCAAAAGCCGTTTATTGAAGCGGAAATTGTAGAAGGAAATACAAAAGTGAAAGACTGGTTCTTATTTGATACCGGATACCAGAAAACGGTAATGCTGGACAATGAATTATTAAGCAAGGAAAAATTTCCTGTTGATCAAATGAAAGTGCTCCATACTGAAATGATGCGCGGAACAAAAAATAACGAAATACCGGTTGTGACATCAAACCTGCAAATACTAAAGTTGGGAAAACACGAACTGAAAAATGTTCCCGCGCAAATTTTAGCGTCCAATAAACCAATGCCGGGCGCCAATATCCATATTTTAGGAAGCGATGTTTTGAAAAGGTTTAATACATTTCTCGATTTTCAGGAAAATGTAGTGTACTTACAACCCAATCAGCTATATGATGTGAAATACCTTCAAAAATCATAATGATGAAGCTTAAAACAATATTTACCCTTATAGTGACAATCCTTTTTGTATCCGTAAATGCGCAAAAAGCATCCGGATATATCCAAAAAGAGGACCTGAATAAAGATTTCGATTTTTTGATCAATGCGATAAAAGCCACGCATCCGAATCCGTGCACAGGAATTTCAAAATCCGAATTTGAAAACAAGGTGACGATGATTCGCCAACAGTTTAAGGATTCGCTATCCTTAAAACAATATTATCAATATATCGCACCATTAGTGGCTTCGCTACAGGATGGGCATACGGCACTTACTTTTCCGGGAAGGAAACTTTTAAATGCCAATGATGCTCTTTTTCCGTATATCGTGGAAGCGAAAATGGTAAAGCCTTATCTGAAAATTACGGAAAACATCAGCCCGGATTATAACCAGATTCCGGTTGGCGCTGAGATTTTAAAAATCAACAACCACACGGCGGAAGAAATTATCCGGAAGATTATAGAAAATACAAGTGGAGAAAGCGATATGTACCGGTTAAAAAAGAGTGCCGATTTTAATATGTTTGCCTTTCTTTTTGGTGCTTTTTACGAATTAGGAGAAACGGTAAAGGTGAGTTATAAATTCGAGAACCAGCATTTTGAAAAAACGGTGCCGACAGTTACGTTAACCAACCTAATGGGAATTGCTAAAAACAGAAAACCGGCTAATAAAAATAATACAACAGAAACACCTGATTTTTTATTACAGCTAAAACCGGAATCGAAAACTGCCATTTTGGAGATTCGCTATTTTAATGATAAAGAAAAGTTTCAGGCGTTTTTAAAAACCAGTTTTAAGACAATTCAGGATAATAAAATCAAGAAATTAGTAATCGACATTCGGGAAAACGGAGGCGGAAACTCGGCATTGGGCGATGAGTTGTTAAAATACCTGGCGGTTACACCGTTTCGCCAGTTTGACCGAACTTTGATCAAATATAGCCAATTGCAAAAAGATATCTATGCTGAATATTGCAAAGAAGATGCACAATATTGTAATCAGTATAATTATATTAAAGAAAAACATAATGGTGCAGTAGAAACATTTCCGGTAAAAGAGTTGATTTTGCCTTATGCCAAAGCTGATCGTTTTAACGGTAAAATATTTTTGCTTACCAGTGTGCGAACATTCTCTTCGGCGATGAATTTTGCTCAGGCGTTTAAACAGTATAAAATCGGTACCGTTGTAGGGGAAGAAACCGGTGGCTGGCTGGTTTCATACGGCGATCGTATCATGGTTAATCTGCCGGTGTCAAAAATTCCGCTTTCTATTTCAACTAAGAAATTTTATACCGTCGGAGCAACCGATAAAGATTTACATGGTGTTAAACCGGACGTGAATATTAAGTCGGATGCAGCATTGGATTATGTAATAAAAGAATAAAAGGCGACTCCGGATAGGAGTCGCCTTTTTAAATAATACGCTTTAATAATGCAACACTTCGGATTAATTCTTCTTTTGTAGCTGAAGCAAATCCAAGACGTATCGAATTGGTTTTATAATCCGGATAATGATGCGTTTTTCCGTCCGATAACAATAGCCCTTTCTGATACGCTTTTCGGGCGAGCAATTCCAAATTGATGGCATCGTTAAAAGTGGTCCACACCGTCATGCCGCCTTCGGGAACGGTAAAGGTCACTGCATCATTTAATTCATTTGATAGTAAGTCGCAAAACAGATTACGCCTTTCTTCATAGATCGGAATTGCTTTTCGGGTATAGCGCTGTAAAGTCCCGTCCTGTACTATATCGGCCATAGCATTGTCAAGCATATGGTCGCCTTGTCGATCCAGTAAAATACGAATACGAGCCAGATGTTCTATTACATTTTCAGCAGCGACCAGATAGCCCATCCGAAATGCCGGAGAAAAACTTTTGCTAAAAGAACCGCAGTAAATAACCATACCGTTTTCATCGGCACTGGCAAGCGGTGATAACGGACGATGTTTATAATGAAAGTCGAAATCATAGTCGTCTTCAAAAATAATAAACCCGTATTCATTGGCTAAGCGCAGCAATTCCAGTCGGCGATCGATACGCAGTGATACCGTGGTCGGATAATGATGATGTGGTGTTACATAGACCATTCGTACTTTTTGTTTCTTACAAATTTCCCGAAGTTGATCCACAACCAATCCGTGTTCATCTACAGGAATTCCGATATGGCGGGCACCGGCATGAAGAAAATTATGATCGGCTCTTTTCCATCCCGGAACACCTGAAACAACAACATCACCCGGACGAATCAATGCGGTGCAAACCAGATTAATTCCCATTAGCGTTCCGCGTACGGAAAGAATGTTCTGTGCTGTAGTCCGTAATCCGCGGGTAGTGTTGAGATAATCAGATAATGTTTCCCTATAGTATTGCGGTCCGGCGGCATCGCTATAACTGCCAAACCGATGGTATAATCCGCCACGTGTAAGCTGATTGCGATACGCCCGGTATAATTCTTTTAAAGGTGCTAATCGGGGATCGGGATAACCGTCATCAAGATGAAGTTCCGGAATGGGAATGTCGCTTGTTTTATCCGGAAAATCCTGATCAGGAACAAAAAAACCGGCTGTTTTTAAAGCGTTTGGTTGTAAGCTTCCGCCTAAAGTTTTCGGTTCATGATCAATTAGATGTGAGGATATAAATGTACCGCGACCGACAAAACTTTCCAGCCATCCCTGCATTTGTAATTCGTCATAGGCTTTAGCCACTGTAATCCGGTTAAGGTGTAATAATCCGGCAACATCTCGGGTTGAAGGCAGTTTTTGTCCGGATCGAAGTTTTCCCTTTTTGATAAAATTTAGCAATGCATCGGCTAATTGAAGATAGAGCGGACGTTCAAGAGCGGGATTTAAGACAATATTTTCAACAAGGTGAATCAAAATTGGACTATCCATAATAAAATAATTGGATTGTAAATATAATCCAATGCCGGGTTAATTTTGCACATATTAAAAGAATACTATTTATGGAATATAAAATAAGAGATTGTAAACCTGCTGATTTAGATGTTCTTGTTGTGCTATGCGGGAAACATGCCGATTATGAAAAAGCGGATTACAAGGCAGAGGGTAAAAAAGAACAATTACACACGGCACTCTTTTCCGAAAATAGAATGTTGTATGGTATTGTCGCGGAAGTTGAGGATACCATAATAGGATATGCCACCTATACATTTGATTTTTCTACCTGGATGCCCAAAAATTTATTTATCTGGATTGCCTGTATCTCGAAGAGGGATATCGTAATTTTGGTATCGGAAAGGCATTGCTGGAAAAAGTAAAGACAATTGGTGAAGCAGCGGATTGCATCAATATGCAATGGCAGACCCCGGATTTTAATGAGAATGCGATTCGGTTTTACAAAAGAATAGGTGGAATAGGGAAGAATAAGGTACGGTTTACATTACCGTTATAAAAAGAATAGATATGGAAAAAATGCGAATTAGCAGTGTTTCGATTGCTGATATTGAAATACTGCAACAGATAGGAAAAGATACTTTTTTTGAAACGTTTTCGGCAAACAACTCCGAAGAAGACATGAAGAAATACCTGGAGAATAGCTTTAGTATTCCCAAATTAACAGCGGAATTGAATAATCCGGATTCACGGTTTTTTATCGTTTGGGATGACGTAAATGCTGTGGGCTATTTAAAAGTAAACTTTGGTCAGGCACAAACGGAATTACAGGATGATACTGCGATCGAAATAGAACGGATTTATGTGAAAAGTGAATATCACGGACAAAAGGTCGGTCAGTTGCTTTATGAAAAAGCATTGGAAATTGCAGAGCAGGAACAAATGAAATATGTCTGGTTAGCAGTTTGGGAAGAAAACCAGAGAGCTACTCGTTTTTATACCAAGAATGGATTTGTCGCATTTGATAAACATATTTTCCGATTAGGGGATGAAGAACAAACCGACATCATGATGAAAAAAGAGTTACGATAATAAAAGGTTTGGGTCCCTCCGTGGTCACATGAATAATAATTGTAGTTTATTCGATTAACGTGTTATTAGAATTTTGTTTACTGGTTTCGGAAGATATCAGCCGAATTTGTTAGGTAGTTTAGTCTAAAATGTTAAATTTGCGAATTAACT contains:
- a CDS encoding aspartyl protease family protein, which codes for MKNNFIFLLLLFATYGFSQKKLPVVKANSKSAIIKEEGKSLTKWNLDPKIKIDAYTTNKLIETAVIKLKTDIDSISIALKPGEQKDFIVLLNGKDTCYTRFQSPEVKNFNKLKPEVHDTIPMTINTKNTNRIRVVLNKADTLQLNFDTGATEIVLIEQALKNKVKSNLNLYNTFYDIKVGNQIYKSKVYDIKVAGDEADGLIGWDHFDGMIVELNYDQNIMVVHSKLPKAVKRDKTTEKFKIKYFNQKPFIEAEIVEGNTKVKDWFLFDTGYQKTVMLDNELLSKEKFPVDQMKVLHTEMMRGTKNNEIPVVTSNLQILKLGKHELKNVPAQILASNKPMPGANIHILGSDVLKRFNTFLDFQENVVYLQPNQLYDVKYLQKS
- a CDS encoding GNAT family N-acetyltransferase encodes the protein MRISSVSIADIEILQQIGKDTFFETFSANNSEEDMKKYLENSFSIPKLTAELNNPDSRFFIVWDDVNAVGYLKVNFGQAQTELQDDTAIEIERIYVKSEYHGQKVGQLLYEKALEIAEQEQMKYVWLAVWEENQRATRFYTKNGFVAFDKHIFRLGDEEQTDIMMKKELR
- a CDS encoding S41 family peptidase; this translates as MMKLKTIFTLIVTILFVSVNAQKASGYIQKEDLNKDFDFLINAIKATHPNPCTGISKSEFENKVTMIRQQFKDSLSLKQYYQYIAPLVASLQDGHTALTFPGRKLLNANDALFPYIVEAKMVKPYLKITENISPDYNQIPVGAEILKINNHTAEEIIRKIIENTSGESDMYRLKKSADFNMFAFLFGAFYELGETVKVSYKFENQHFEKTVPTVTLTNLMGIAKNRKPANKNNTTETPDFLLQLKPESKTAILEIRYFNDKEKFQAFLKTSFKTIQDNKIKKLVIDIRENGGGNSALGDELLKYLAVTPFRQFDRTLIKYSQLQKDIYAEYCKEDAQYCNQYNYIKEKHNGAVETFPVKELILPYAKADRFNGKIFLLTSVRTFSSAMNFAQAFKQYKIGTVVGEETGGWLVSYGDRIMVNLPVSKIPLSISTKKFYTVGATDKDLHGVKPDVNIKSDAALDYVIKE
- a CDS encoding aminotransferase-like domain-containing protein, translated to MDSPILIHLVENIVLNPALERPLYLQLADALLNFIKKGKLRSGQKLPSTRDVAGLLHLNRITVAKAYDELQMQGWLESFVGRGTFISSHLIDHEPKTLGGSLQPNALKTAGFFVPDQDFPDKTSDIPIPELHLDDGYPDPRLAPLKELYRAYRNQLTRGGLYHRFGSYSDAAGPQYYRETLSDYLNTTRGLRTTAQNILSVRGTLMGINLVCTALIRPGDVVVSGVPGWKRADHNFLHAGARHIGIPVDEHGLVVDQLREICKKQKVRMVYVTPHHHYPTTVSLRIDRRLELLRLANEYGFIIFEDDYDFDFHYKHRPLSPLASADENGMVIYCGSFSKSFSPAFRMGYLVAAENVIEHLARIRILLDRQGDHMLDNAMADIVQDGTLQRYTRKAIPIYEERRNLFCDLLSNELNDAVTFTVPEGGMTVWTTFNDAINLELLARKAYQKGLLLSDGKTHHYPDYKTNSIRLGFASATKEELIRSVALLKRII
- a CDS encoding GNAT family N-acetyltransferase, with translation MGKALLEKVKTIGEAADCINMQWQTPDFNENAIRFYKRIGGIGKNKVRFTLPL